In bacterium, the DNA window GCCGGCAGCGGCCAAACTTTCCCTGCCTCTCATCTTACTTGCTTTCACGGCACTTACTGTGGAGGGCAGATCAAGAGCCCGGATGGGATACACTGAAATGGGAAGCGGGAGATCTTCGGCCAACACCTTTGCGCTGGGTTCTCCAGGGAAGTACCTGGCCACAGCATACGCATCTATTATCCTGATGCTGGCTTTCCTCGTCCCCGCCGGGCAGCTTATTGTCTGGGCCAGTCGCTCTTTCAGCGTAGAACTGGATTCAAGGTATTTCAGTCTCTTGACGACAACCTTGATGCTCGGCGCCTTATCCTCGATCCTCATTTGTCTTGTGTCTCTCATACTGTCCTATACAGGCACCAGGATCGCCAGCCCGTTTTTTAGAAACATCACCAGGGTATCCACACTGGGCTACGCACTACCCGGAACCGTGCTCGCGGTAGGAATATTCATGGCTGTGGCAGGGTTTGACAACGTGCTTGATCGGATCTGGAGTTACCTGCCTGGAGAATCCCGTGGACCGTTCCTGCAGGGAACCATCCTGGCAATGCTCACAGGGTACATGGTTAGGTTCCTTGCGGTCGGCCACAGCTCCATAGACAGCTCCATGCAGCAAGTGACGCGAAGCCTTCACGAAACGGCCAGGCTGATGGGAATGAAGGGGTTCGACCTCATCAGGAAAGTCTACCTTCCGTTACTCAGAGGCGGAGTATTAACGGCAGCCATGCTGGTATTTGTGGATGTTATGAAAGAGCTGCCCATCACGCTTATGACCAGGTCATTCGGTCTGGGCACACTGGCCACAAAGATATTTGAGCTGACATCCGAGGGAGAGTGGGAAAGAGCCGCCCTTCCAGCCATCACCCTTATCGTTGCGGGACTCATACCGGTCGCCATCCTTACCAGGCTGTCGGATGAAAACGATGATGATAGAAAACCCCTGGAGAAGTAAACCGTGGAAAACATTCTTCAGCTGCAGAAAATAAACAAGAATTTTGGTTCCGCTAAAGTGGTTGACGATGTGAGTCTCACCCTCCGGAAAGGCCAGATCGGGTCCCTTTTGGGACCCAGTGGAAGCGGCAAAACGACCCTGCTCAGGCTGGTCGCGGGTTTCGAAACCGCTGACAGCGGGAAAATGATCCTTCACGGGCAGACCGTTTCCGGAAACGGTTATTTTGTTCCGCCAGAGAAACGGCGTATCGGCATGGTGTTCCAGGACTATGCTCTCTTTCCGCACCTCACGGTCAAGGGAAATGTAGGTTTCGGATTAAGGCACCAGTTTCGGGAAGTGAAAGGGGGGACCATCCGGTCGTTGCTCGAAAAGGTGGGATTGAAACAGTTCGGGGATAATTATCCCCATGAACTGTCAGGGGGACAACAGCAGCGCGTTGCCCTGGCCCGGACACTGGCCATCAAGCCGGAGATCATCCTGCTTGATGAACCGTTCTCAAATCTGGATGTAGCGTTGAGGGGAAATTTATCAAAAGAGGTCCGACGGATCATAAAAGAACAGGGCTTGACGGCTCTCATGGTAACCCACAACCAGCAAGAGGCCTTCGCGATGGCGGATGAGATCGACGTTGTCATGAACGGACAAATGCTGCAGTGGGGCACAGCCCATGAGCTTTATCATAAACCATCAAGCATGGATGTCGGAGCCTTTATAGGTGAGGGAGTCATGGTTGACGGCTTCGTCGTTGAGGGCGTGGGAGTGCGAACGTCCCTGGGAATGATAAAAAAACCCATGATAAAAAGTCCCGGTGAAGGCGATGCGGTCAATGTGCTCATAAGGCCGGAAGATATAGTCCACGACGACAATAGTGAATGTATGGCAACTATCGTACAAAAGGAGTACCGCGGGCCAAATATTCTGTTTACCTTGAAGATCGTTAACGGAGAAAACATACTTTCTCTGCTGCCAAGTCATCATAATCACAACATTGGGGAAAAACTCGGTATCAGGGTCGAAATGGAGGATCTTGTATCCTTTCCCAAAGTTCAACACCGATCCGCAGCATAATTATGATCATATCCCTGTGATCGTTTAGAGTTCCCATACCTTTAATCGCCCTGCACCGGCCCCTCCTTTGAGGGGCTTTTTTATTGGCCTGTTCTGGGCCACAGAAGGCCACATAGCAGTGATGGGCTAAATTGTAATTTTTTTAGTTTAAACTTGGCAGCCCTTATATTTGGGATTATATTCCCAATTATGGAATCCATAGAAAAAGCAATTTCGTCAGCAATATTTAAACTCCTGAAACCTTTGGTCAGGATCCTTCTGCGGAACGGTGCCCCTTTCGGGACCTTCATCGAGATTGCCAAAAGGGTCTACGTTACAGTGGCATCAGAGGAGTTCACCATCGAGGGCAGAAAGGCTTCCGTTTCCCGTGTGTCCGTAATAACGGGTCTGTCCAGGAAAGAGATCAGCCGGGTCAAGGAAACGGCTGGATCTGACGATGACATCTCCGTTCAAAGGTACAACCGGGCCGCCCGGGTTATCAGTGGCTGGATCAGTGATCCGAAATTCCACGATAAGGCTGGAGAGCCAAAGGAGCTTGCCTTAGA includes these proteins:
- a CDS encoding iron ABC transporter permease; this translates as MIIVLSLALYPYVYLLARNAFKTQGMRAMEAARSLGHGPFQGFFKVALPMARPWIVGGTMLVVMETLADFGAVSIFNFDTFTTAIYKAWFGFFSLPAAAKLSLPLILLAFTALTVEGRSRARMGYTEMGSGRSSANTFALGSPGKYLATAYASIILMLAFLVPAGQLIVWASRSFSVELDSRYFSLLTTTLMLGALSSILICLVSLILSYTGTRIASPFFRNITRVSTLGYALPGTVLAVGIFMAVAGFDNVLDRIWSYLPGESRGPFLQGTILAMLTGYMVRFLAVGHSSIDSSMQQVTRSLHETARLMGMKGFDLIRKVYLPLLRGGVLTAAMLVFVDVMKELPITLMTRSFGLGTLATKIFELTSEGEWERAALPAITLIVAGLIPVAILTRLSDENDDDRKPLEK
- a CDS encoding ABC transporter ATP-binding protein; protein product: MENILQLQKINKNFGSAKVVDDVSLTLRKGQIGSLLGPSGSGKTTLLRLVAGFETADSGKMILHGQTVSGNGYFVPPEKRRIGMVFQDYALFPHLTVKGNVGFGLRHQFREVKGGTIRSLLEKVGLKQFGDNYPHELSGGQQQRVALARTLAIKPEIILLDEPFSNLDVALRGNLSKEVRRIIKEQGLTALMVTHNQQEAFAMADEIDVVMNGQMLQWGTAHELYHKPSSMDVGAFIGEGVMVDGFVVEGVGVRTSLGMIKKPMIKSPGEGDAVNVLIRPEDIVHDDNSECMATIVQKEYRGPNILFTLKIVNGENILSLLPSHHNHNIGEKLGIRVEMEDLVSFPKVQHRSAA